One genomic segment of Dehalogenimonas alkenigignens includes these proteins:
- a CDS encoding cob(I)yrinic acid a,c-diamide adenosyltransferase, with product MTERKGMIQVFLGEGHVETSAAIGTAIRAAGYGLKVHIVFFGSASAEDITRSGTLNRLPGVVVDLVDSSDKFSLLDSDSTFLNAGGENFDVVVFDQVLSRGEQRISGERILELLKVDHGKTEIILTGNYANEKVIGVADLVTGCECEKC from the coding sequence ATGACCGAACGGAAAGGCATGATCCAGGTGTTTCTCGGTGAAGGTCATGTTGAGACTTCGGCGGCCATCGGAACCGCGATCAGGGCAGCAGGTTACGGTCTTAAAGTGCATATCGTCTTTTTTGGTAGCGCTTCTGCCGAAGACATTACCAGGTCGGGAACACTGAATCGGTTGCCTGGTGTCGTTGTTGACTTGGTAGATTCAAGCGACAAATTCTCTCTTCTCGACTCCGATAGTACATTCTTGAATGCTGGGGGCGAGAATTTCGATGTGGTGGTTTTCGACCAAGTCTTAAGCAGGGGCGAGCAAAGAATTTCAGGGGAACGAATCTTGGAATTGTTGAAAGTTGATCATGGCAAGACCGAAATCATCCTGACTGGAAACTACGCCAACGAAAAGGTAATTGGGGTTGCCGATCTGGTTACCGGGTGCGAGTGTGAGAAATGTTGA
- a CDS encoding ABC transporter substrate-binding protein, with protein MNTVLNNQLVITDQAGRQMWLEVPKTRIVSLAPSSTEIVYALGAENNLYGVTDYCDYPLDARSKPKVSGFSTVDLDLIRESKPDLIIAAAIHLKGLLSDLERIGCPVIVLEANTIEEMIKAIRIIGWCVGKDQAAAGLEISIRSRLCFVSSKVARVKAKDRPRVFYLHESSTWKTFGAKTIGDTLTDIAGGYNVGRDFGDYYPYPTFTDVVKSDPDIIIAETGYLANPQEPLEIARKEPAIAGTKARQTGRIYGVSSDLISRPGPRMVEGIEKLAELFYPEIFNKTATFKGIPSG; from the coding sequence ATGAATACAGTCTTAAATAACCAGCTTGTGATCACCGACCAGGCCGGCCGTCAGATGTGGCTGGAAGTCCCCAAAACCCGGATTGTCTCGCTTGCCCCCAGCAGTACCGAAATCGTCTACGCGCTCGGGGCCGAAAATAACCTGTACGGGGTTACCGATTATTGTGACTATCCGTTGGATGCCAGGTCCAAACCTAAAGTCAGCGGCTTTAGCACGGTTGACCTTGATCTCATCCGAGAAAGCAAACCCGATCTGATCATCGCCGCTGCTATCCATTTAAAAGGTTTGCTGTCTGATCTTGAAAGAATAGGTTGCCCGGTGATTGTTCTTGAGGCAAACACCATTGAAGAGATGATTAAAGCTATTAGAATCATTGGTTGGTGTGTTGGTAAAGACCAAGCCGCTGCCGGACTTGAGATATCGATTAGAAGCCGGCTCTGCTTTGTGAGCTCAAAGGTCGCTCGGGTGAAAGCAAAGGACCGGCCTCGGGTTTTTTATCTGCATGAATCAAGCACTTGGAAAACCTTCGGCGCTAAAACTATCGGAGACACTCTTACCGATATTGCCGGTGGCTACAACGTCGGTCGGGATTTCGGCGATTATTATCCCTACCCGACGTTTACTGACGTTGTTAAAAGCGATCCGGATATTATCATTGCAGAGACGGGATACTTAGCAAATCCCCAAGAACCTTTAGAGATTGCTCGTAAAGAGCCTGCTATTGCCGGGACCAAGGCGAGGCAGACAGGCCGTATTTATGGTGTGAGCAGCGACCTGATCAGTCGCCCCGGCCCCCGGATGGTGGAGGGAATCGAAAAGCTGGCTGAATTATTCTATCCTGAAATATTCAACAAGACGGCGACTTTTAAAGGAATCCCTAGTGGATAA
- a CDS encoding ArdC-like ssDNA-binding domain-containing protein, with the protein MAGQVKITIKDREWIAAVAAAPWELTQGLGGLPGLPAATGMFFDLGYSRIVEVTTAPMFFSLDIAFLSEDFVVIDIYRDILPGYLVTSALPARFFIEVNAGELEGIEVGDKASVSWLPLQETPPMAPDWASSIALLGGSLAAGVFLIGLSRHFADTVVGSSGSELPTAAGDQSAKCEIVKPRSYDLMSWVGAPVPDYSFSIEPEAKERRIDEVLKQLKDGVDGIQSSSHFRNFLLTMSKFHDYSIGNLILIASQNPNATRVAGFNTWKDLGRWVMKGEKGIAILAPCLPSKSSLKTEPSGEDECRKDDEETEKRELLRPIYFKVVYVFDVSQTEGKPLPEFDVPVLTGEANEELFDDITHLVRSEGVHVGFDSKPYQDPAIKGFFSGKEIWVRPEESRAQQLKTLIHEVAHYYSEGVFHIPRRDAETIAESVAFAIGAHFGFDTGTRSFPYVALWAQDKKVLERNLASIRQVTTRIIEGLESLAKKPAGVV; encoded by the coding sequence ATGGCCGGCCAGGTGAAAATAACTATCAAAGACAGAGAATGGATCGCCGCCGTGGCGGCCGCCCCCTGGGAACTTACTCAGGGCTTGGGTGGTCTGCCTGGGCTGCCCGCGGCGACCGGGATGTTCTTTGATTTGGGATACTCTCGGATTGTTGAAGTGACCACGGCACCGATGTTTTTCTCACTCGATATCGCTTTCCTTTCCGAGGATTTCGTAGTGATTGACATCTACCGCGACATTTTGCCCGGGTACCTGGTGACTTCGGCTTTACCGGCACGGTTCTTCATCGAGGTGAATGCCGGCGAGTTGGAAGGAATCGAGGTTGGCGACAAGGCCTCGGTCAGCTGGCTTCCACTCCAGGAAACGCCGCCCATGGCGCCAGATTGGGCAAGTTCCATTGCTCTACTCGGCGGTTCCCTGGCAGCCGGGGTGTTTCTGATCGGCTTGTCCCGCCATTTCGCCGATACTGTTGTCGGCTCTTCAGGATCAGAATTGCCGACAGCCGCTGGGGACCAGTCAGCCAAATGCGAGATCGTGAAACCTCGGAGCTACGACCTGATGAGCTGGGTCGGCGCGCCGGTGCCGGACTACAGCTTTTCCATCGAGCCGGAAGCCAAAGAACGCCGCATCGATGAGGTCTTAAAGCAACTCAAAGATGGCGTCGACGGCATCCAGTCAAGCAGCCATTTCCGGAACTTCCTGCTTACCATGTCGAAGTTCCACGACTACTCCATCGGCAACCTGATTCTCATCGCCTCTCAGAATCCTAACGCTACCCGGGTGGCCGGCTTCAACACTTGGAAAGATCTCGGCCGCTGGGTGATGAAAGGTGAGAAGGGAATTGCCATCCTGGCACCGTGCCTGCCATCGAAATCGAGTCTGAAAACCGAGCCATCAGGCGAAGATGAATGCCGGAAAGATGACGAGGAAACAGAGAAGCGGGAGCTGCTGCGGCCAATCTATTTCAAGGTGGTCTATGTTTTCGATGTCAGTCAGACCGAAGGCAAACCGCTGCCCGAATTCGATGTTCCGGTGCTCACCGGCGAAGCCAATGAGGAGCTATTCGACGATATTACGCATCTCGTCAGGAGTGAAGGCGTGCACGTCGGGTTTGACTCTAAGCCGTACCAGGATCCGGCCATAAAGGGTTTCTTCTCCGGCAAGGAAATCTGGGTCAGGCCTGAGGAATCGCGGGCCCAACAGTTGAAGACGCTTATCCACGAGGTGGCTCACTACTATTCCGAAGGAGTCTTCCACATTCCGAGGCGAGATGCCGAAACCATCGCCGAAAGCGTTGCCTTTGCCATCGGCGCCCACTTCGGCTTCGATACCGGTACCAGGTCCTTCCCCTACGTCGCTCTCTGGGCGCAGGATAAGAAGGTCCTTGAACGGAATCTGGCCTCGATCCGCCAGGTGACCACCAGAATCATCGAAGGCCTCGAATCCCTGGCAAAAAAGCCGGCAGGGGTGGTATAG
- a CDS encoding cob(I)yrinic acid a,c-diamide adenosyltransferase: protein MPNPMTTVGKIHVFHGDGRGKTSAAMGEVLRAKALGQRVGVVFFMKGKRKGAEYRSLENLGVEYAVFGRSGFLSGADAETQDKVLARQALEYSGAILKSGRFDLVILDEIINAQYYGLILADDIVKLMVSKPNGMSMILTGKTADKRILERADQVCVFHKIKHPYDKGIFARKGIDF, encoded by the coding sequence ATGCCGAATCCAATGACTACGGTTGGCAAAATACACGTGTTTCATGGGGACGGGCGCGGCAAGACCTCGGCAGCGATGGGCGAGGTGCTTAGAGCCAAGGCTCTGGGGCAAAGAGTAGGCGTCGTTTTCTTCATGAAAGGCAAACGGAAAGGTGCGGAATACAGATCCCTGGAAAACCTGGGGGTCGAATACGCCGTTTTCGGCCGCAGCGGCTTTTTAAGCGGTGCTGATGCCGAGACCCAGGACAAGGTGCTAGCCCGGCAGGCTTTAGAATACTCCGGAGCTATTTTAAAGTCAGGCCGTTTTGACCTGGTGATTCTCGACGAGATTATCAATGCCCAGTATTACGGTCTGATTTTAGCCGACGACATTGTGAAACTGATGGTTTCCAAGCCAAACGGGATGTCAATGATTCTTACCGGTAAAACTGCCGATAAAAGGATTCTAGAACGCGCTGACCAGGTGTGTGTTTTTCACAAAATCAAGCATCCATACGACAAAGGTATTTTTGCCAGGAAAGGCATAGATTTCTGA
- a CDS encoding carbon-nitrogen hydrolase family protein, with product MLTRVSLLHISPKPGEITHNRKLIEMGILRSADLGATWIITPELAVCGYFFSDVVGTDWIPSASDEWLGRLQTLASSRKLNLIICQPERDAATGNLHNTAYVIDSMGKIAGKHRKIMVHPGLEEGWSTPGETIQPVLIDGVNVGILICADIYEGQLAMQHKDKGAQLLICPAAWGAKYGPGDRWERRTLEASIPLWVCNRTGTEKNVDWIGGESVVSKDGRRLLSHSGMQNSLLIFDWDMSLMELESKHFQVYQLIG from the coding sequence ATGTTGACACGTGTGAGTTTGTTGCATATAAGTCCTAAACCGGGCGAAATAACCCATAACCGAAAGCTAATTGAAATGGGAATACTGAGATCGGCCGATTTGGGAGCCACCTGGATCATTACCCCTGAATTAGCCGTTTGCGGTTACTTTTTCTCCGATGTTGTCGGCACCGACTGGATACCTTCCGCATCGGATGAATGGTTAGGAAGGCTGCAAACCCTAGCATCATCAAGGAAGTTGAACCTTATCATTTGCCAACCGGAGCGCGACGCTGCAACTGGGAACTTACATAACACGGCTTATGTCATCGATTCAATGGGAAAGATTGCCGGAAAGCACCGGAAAATTATGGTTCATCCAGGTTTAGAAGAAGGCTGGTCAACTCCAGGAGAGACGATTCAACCGGTCTTAATAGACGGAGTGAATGTTGGTATTCTAATTTGCGCGGATATTTATGAAGGTCAGTTAGCGATGCAACATAAGGACAAAGGCGCCCAGTTGTTAATATGTCCCGCCGCATGGGGTGCGAAATATGGTCCGGGTGACCGCTGGGAGAGGCGAACATTAGAGGCCAGTATCCCGCTCTGGGTATGCAATCGCACCGGCACTGAAAAGAACGTTGATTGGATCGGTGGAGAAAGTGTCGTTTCCAAAGATGGGCGACGACTTCTGAGTCATTCAGGAATGCAAAATAGTTTGCTCATCTTTGATTGGGATATGAGCCTGATGGAATTGGAATCTAAGCACTTCCAAGTATACCAACTAATAGGGTAG
- a CDS encoding cysteine desulfurase family protein: protein MIYLDHAAGTAVDPEAVAAMLPYFYYDYGNPSSIHPLGRRAREAVERAREQVAQLINCQPNEVIFTSGGTEADNLAILGVAGANVSKGRHVITSQIEHHAVLEACRNLERNGFEVTYLEVDPFGIVAPENVRDAIRPDTILVSIMTANNVIGTIEPVAEIGAICQKLGVLFHTDAVQAVGHLPIDVERSDIDLMSLSAHKFYGPKGVGALYARGSVALSPIIFGGGQEEGLRSGTENVPAIVGMGAAAEIARYESAGEEFCLRKMSRDLIAGIMTSVPGSRLNGHPDKRLPGNVNVSIEGMEGEYLSGELAKRGICVSTGSACSSATHEAPYVLLATGLDRDLANCSIRLSLGKHTTDEDIKRAVQTLSEIVQKVRAESEVYSRW, encoded by the coding sequence GTGATCTATCTTGATCATGCCGCCGGAACGGCTGTCGATCCTGAGGCGGTGGCAGCGATGCTACCGTATTTTTACTATGATTACGGCAATCCGTCTTCGATTCATCCCTTGGGCCGCCGGGCCAGGGAAGCGGTCGAGAGGGCGCGGGAACAAGTTGCCCAGCTCATTAACTGCCAACCAAACGAAGTTATTTTCACCAGCGGCGGCACTGAGGCAGATAATCTGGCCATTTTGGGTGTGGCGGGAGCCAACGTATCTAAGGGGCGGCATGTCATCACTTCACAAATCGAGCACCATGCTGTGCTAGAAGCCTGCCGGAATCTTGAGCGAAACGGATTTGAAGTGACCTATCTTGAGGTCGATCCTTTCGGAATAGTGGCTCCCGAAAACGTCAGGGATGCGATCAGGCCAGACACCATCCTTGTCAGTATCATGACTGCCAACAACGTCATCGGCACGATCGAGCCGGTAGCTGAGATTGGCGCCATCTGTCAGAAACTTGGGGTCCTGTTTCACACCGATGCCGTCCAGGCAGTAGGGCATCTTCCTATCGATGTCGAGAGAAGTGATATCGACCTGATGTCGCTGTCCGCCCATAAGTTTTACGGCCCGAAGGGCGTTGGCGCCCTGTATGCCCGGGGAAGCGTGGCGCTGTCGCCGATTATTTTCGGAGGTGGTCAGGAGGAAGGGCTCCGATCGGGTACCGAAAATGTCCCGGCGATCGTAGGCATGGGCGCCGCTGCCGAGATCGCCAGGTATGAATCAGCCGGAGAGGAATTTTGCCTTAGAAAGATGAGCCGGGATCTTATAGCCGGGATCATGACTTCTGTTCCCGGCTCGCGCCTTAACGGCCATCCCGATAAGCGTCTGCCCGGAAATGTGAATGTCAGCATTGAGGGCATGGAGGGAGAGTATCTCTCGGGGGAACTAGCCAAGCGAGGCATCTGCGTGTCCACAGGATCGGCCTGCAGCTCGGCGACACACGAAGCCCCATATGTGCTCCTGGCAACCGGGCTCGACCGTGATTTGGCCAACTGTTCCATAAGATTATCGCTGGGCAAACACACTACGGACGAGGATATCAAAAGGGCAGTGCAGACGCTTTCCGAAATTGTCCAAAAAGTGCGGGCTGAATCAGAGGTTTATTCGCGATGGTAA
- the cbiE gene encoding precorrin-6y C5,15-methyltransferase (decarboxylating) subunit CbiE, protein MDKSKVYIVGVGPGSPDWVSRRVRELVISADILVGWEQDFRPVASLVRNQRIFLQECHNYLEIPDQAAIQATKNGSTVVVLKTGDPLVAPAGLNELLSTFDGFDVQVVPGISSVQLAAAKAKISLADSAIITYHPLPRDGGRDLRLKRKRMVQALSNGLNLIILSGVRQMPSLTARFLLAQEVKPTSRVTVFENLTLEDEHVTQTSLGTVAGMKFNWLSVMVVYNEGSIWE, encoded by the coding sequence GTGGATAAAAGCAAAGTATATATCGTTGGTGTCGGACCGGGCTCACCCGATTGGGTCTCAAGAAGAGTGCGGGAACTGGTGATCTCTGCCGATATCCTCGTCGGCTGGGAACAGGATTTTAGGCCGGTAGCGAGCCTGGTACGAAATCAAAGGATATTCCTCCAGGAATGCCATAATTACTTGGAGATTCCCGACCAGGCAGCAATTCAGGCGACTAAAAACGGTTCGACGGTGGTAGTACTTAAAACCGGAGATCCATTGGTGGCGCCGGCTGGTCTTAACGAGTTGCTTTCGACTTTTGACGGTTTCGACGTTCAAGTCGTTCCCGGGATCAGTTCTGTCCAGTTGGCAGCGGCCAAGGCCAAAATATCCCTGGCTGATTCAGCCATTATCACCTATCATCCGTTGCCCAGGGATGGCGGCAGAGACCTTAGATTGAAACGGAAACGGATGGTGCAGGCGCTGTCCAATGGCTTGAACCTGATCATCCTGTCTGGCGTCCGTCAGATGCCGTCGCTAACGGCTCGCTTTTTGTTGGCCCAAGAAGTCAAGCCGACTTCTAGAGTGACGGTATTCGAAAACCTGACGTTGGAAGATGAGCACGTTACTCAGACTTCACTTGGCACGGTGGCTGGAATGAAGTTCAACTGGCTGTCGGTCATGGTTGTCTATAACGAGGGTAGCATATGGGAATAA
- a CDS encoding DOMON domain-containing protein gives MLTTSASSGSLDFPPGKYQKTQIYNDIFNLSWSSDTTYVYIGLKARTTGWAALSLSSDAHAGDSDTFIGFVQNGQVVFNEFMHIDFTGTHSLDTNPTGVLVSGSENDGITTIEIQT, from the coding sequence ATCCTTACGACAAGTGCATCTTCTGGATCGCTCGATTTTCCACCAGGTAAATACCAAAAGACCCAGATTTACAATGATATATTTAACCTTAGTTGGAGCTCTGATACCACCTACGTATATATTGGACTCAAAGCTCGGACAACTGGCTGGGCCGCGTTGTCACTTTCTTCCGATGCACATGCTGGGGATTCTGACACGTTTATTGGGTTTGTTCAAAATGGGCAAGTCGTCTTCAATGAATTTATGCATATCGACTTCACGGGAACTCATTCATTGGATACTAATCCTACCGGTGTCTTGGTGTCAGGAAGTGAAAATGATGGTATTACTACAATTGAAATTCAAACGTAA
- the cbiB gene encoding adenosylcobinamide-phosphate synthase CbiB, whose amino-acid sequence MSYDIWILLGAVLLDLVIAEPPAAVHLTVWIGRAISVVEKIGLGIKNHTLQFVFGMFASLILIAFFGGITYWLLSLLKGLNIVLYLLIGVIILKPTFCLKFNGQMSLLVEKYLKGSDLQIENADKKIRYLLTTVERGSLDETVPPIVSSTVRSLAENASDFLVAPLFYFLILGVPGAVAYRVANTLDGMLGHRGQYEYLGKFAAIFDDVVNFIPARLTAFFFITAAWLTGLNSKKAWHITMRDHAKTESPNGGWPMAAAAGALEVRLDRNAHYALGDADLPLAPGVIGHAVHLFWFMAATDIALSASVLWLAFYVF is encoded by the coding sequence GTGAGTTACGACATCTGGATTCTCTTAGGTGCGGTGCTGTTAGACTTGGTGATTGCCGAACCCCCGGCAGCCGTCCACCTCACCGTCTGGATCGGGCGAGCGATCTCTGTCGTAGAAAAGATCGGGCTTGGGATCAAGAACCACACCCTGCAATTCGTTTTTGGCATGTTTGCTTCCCTTATCCTGATCGCCTTTTTTGGTGGCATCACCTATTGGCTCTTGAGCTTGTTGAAAGGTTTAAATATCGTCCTTTATCTCCTAATCGGGGTAATCATCCTGAAGCCGACATTCTGCCTTAAATTCAATGGCCAGATGTCGCTGTTAGTGGAAAAATATCTCAAGGGTAGCGACTTACAGATTGAGAACGCCGACAAGAAGATCCGCTATCTGCTTACCACGGTTGAACGAGGATCGCTTGATGAAACAGTCCCACCAATCGTGTCTTCGACCGTCAGATCCCTGGCCGAGAATGCATCGGATTTTTTGGTTGCTCCCTTATTCTATTTTCTCATCCTTGGAGTGCCCGGCGCCGTGGCCTACCGGGTAGCCAATACCCTTGACGGCATGCTGGGCCACCGGGGGCAGTACGAATACCTTGGAAAATTCGCCGCCATTTTCGATGACGTCGTTAACTTTATCCCGGCCAGGCTGACTGCATTCTTCTTTATCACCGCAGCCTGGCTTACCGGTCTGAACTCGAAAAAGGCCTGGCACATTACGATGCGGGACCACGCTAAAACCGAAAGCCCGAACGGGGGTTGGCCGATGGCGGCTGCTGCCGGTGCCCTTGAGGTCAGACTCGATCGAAACGCCCACTACGCCCTGGGAGATGCCGATCTGCCCCTGGCCCCAGGTGTAATCGGTCATGCGGTGCATCTCTTCTGGTTCATGGCCGCCACCGATATCGCACTCAGTGCAAGTGTCCTCTGGCTGGCATTTTACGTATTTTAA
- a CDS encoding adenosylcobinamide amidohydrolase has translation MVNPNFGPSVMVTGTAEAGVFPGGSTEIVTHRAWNTDANTLVIRFDEPHASLSGDGGYRRIKLVCNSYMPKDLCDHLHFHDLSYDNYLKDLVKVIADRYGVPTREVTTLATGVDMKDMSQASESFQNFWVHSWVTAGFRHNAMRAGVDKACGTEVEGKYQPCGTINIVLTTNARLSLGTMASSFITATEAKDVALQDLGIHSSFNPTLQATGTGTDQIIVVSGSEFKCRYAGGHTKLGELMASTVTKACKIAFGKQLAKDPNYHLEGGLKK, from the coding sequence ATGGTAAACCCCAATTTCGGACCTTCAGTGATGGTTACTGGTACCGCCGAGGCAGGTGTTTTTCCTGGTGGCTCAACCGAAATTGTAACCCACCGAGCCTGGAATACCGATGCCAACACTCTGGTGATACGGTTTGATGAACCGCACGCGTCCCTCTCGGGTGATGGGGGATATCGGCGCATTAAACTTGTCTGCAACTCCTATATGCCCAAAGATCTGTGCGATCACCTACATTTTCATGACCTGAGCTACGATAACTACCTGAAGGATCTGGTAAAAGTGATCGCTGATCGTTACGGTGTGCCCACCAGGGAAGTCACGACGCTGGCCACCGGGGTGGACATGAAAGACATGTCACAGGCCTCCGAGAGTTTTCAGAACTTTTGGGTACATTCCTGGGTCACCGCGGGTTTCCGCCACAATGCTATGCGGGCTGGAGTAGACAAAGCCTGCGGTACAGAGGTAGAAGGCAAATATCAGCCGTGCGGTACGATCAATATCGTTCTAACCACCAACGCCAGACTATCCCTGGGAACTATGGCATCGAGTTTTATTACGGCCACCGAAGCCAAAGACGTCGCCTTGCAGGATTTGGGTATCCATAGTTCATTCAATCCCACCCTCCAGGCAACCGGCACCGGCACCGACCAGATAATTGTTGTTTCGGGCAGCGAATTCAAATGCCGGTACGCCGGCGGCCACACCAAACTAGGGGAACTTATGGCCAGCACGGTTACCAAGGCCTGTAAAATAGCCTTTGGAAAACAACTGGCCAAGGACCCCAACTATCATCTGGAAGGCGGTCTGAAAAAATAA
- a CDS encoding tyrosine-type recombinase/integrase, with amino-acid sequence MTTKSYLEPQDIGCLISAADNLRDRLLATMLFHLGCRISEALGITVDDIDLDGRAVTIKHLKSRIKLKCPKCGSALGLATVFCPKCGDKVEAAVKELREHRRQRVLPLDCDLVTLLREYISNGSLVCRNGKHLLFGINRHRAWQVIKTLAEKAQLPRIINNESGKVHHVSPHKLRDAFAVHAVKHNDTGDGLRMLQEHLGHQSFNTTARYRKVAGEEHRRWYDDLWKDGDPAKA; translated from the coding sequence TTGACCACAAAAAGCTATCTCGAACCGCAAGATATTGGCTGCTTGATTAGCGCCGCCGACAATTTACGCGACAGGCTGCTGGCCACCATGTTATTCCATCTTGGCTGCCGGATTTCAGAAGCGTTGGGAATAACGGTCGATGACATCGACCTCGACGGTAGGGCCGTCACGATTAAGCACTTGAAATCCCGCATCAAGCTGAAATGTCCTAAATGTGGCTCTGCTCTCGGCCTGGCAACCGTTTTCTGCCCGAAATGCGGGGACAAGGTAGAGGCAGCGGTCAAAGAGCTGAGAGAGCATCGCAGGCAACGGGTGCTGCCGCTGGACTGCGACCTCGTCACCCTGCTCCGGGAATATATCTCCAACGGGAGCCTGGTATGTCGAAACGGGAAGCACCTCCTTTTCGGAATCAACAGGCACAGAGCCTGGCAAGTTATCAAAACCCTCGCCGAGAAAGCTCAGTTGCCGAGGATCATCAACAACGAATCAGGCAAGGTTCATCACGTTTCACCGCACAAGCTTAGGGACGCCTTCGCCGTCCACGCAGTCAAACACAACGACACCGGCGACGGTCTGAGAATGCTTCAGGAACATCTTGGTCACCAGAGCTTCAACACTACGGCACGGTATCGTAAAGTCGCCGGTGAGGAGCATCGGCGTTGGTACGACGACCTCTGGAAGGATGGTGACCCTGCTAAAGCCTAA